The following nucleotide sequence is from Corylus avellana chromosome ca7, CavTom2PMs-1.0.
ACTAAAATTCTAATATGCGAAGCTAGACATGTAACAAGACACAGATTAGTAAACTACGAGCATTTGGTTCACTGTTTGAGTAAAGGAAATCACAGAAAAGTAATGAATGGTCTAAAATGTTAAAGCACGGGGAACATATGCTGATTTTTATCCTGGTAGTTTTGAAGGGTCATTCTGTAGTGTTCATATGATGGTTCCTTAAGGGATCTTTTGGCTAGTATGAATGTAGTTTAAAAATCCTGGTCGTTATAGAGCGCAACTCTGGTCAGAGGCTCAGAGCCTCCCTTGTTTGTTAATATACCAGTCTTTGCATTTCACATATTGGCAGATAGTGGGGCTCTTAAAAAGCCGGTGTCTTTTTGCCATTCATAcattgtatattatttttttcagtgaAATGGCAGAAATGCTCCTTTGTGATGTTCTGGAGCAGGGTCTTTGGATGAACTGGAGCGGTGCCGAGTTGGAAGGAGTTGAACCTGAActtgtttaattatatttgagttACGTAAAAATTGTTCTATCAGTTGGAGCTTAGATTCTTGTATAGTTGTATTGCTATTGTTTAAAACTAATGATTCCTTGATGTACATCAGGCTACACCGTTTTTAGCTGGGCTTGCAGTAGCTGCCGCTGCTCTTGCTAGTAGATATGGGATCCAGGCTTGGCAAGCATTCAAGGCACGTCCACCAAAGGCCAGAATGCGCAAATTTTATGAGGGTGGTTTCCAGCCGTCGATGACGAAAAGGGAAGCAGCTCTTATTCTTGGTATTAGGTAACCATCTATATAATTAGAGCCATGAAACTGCAACTACCATTTTCTGGATCTTGTACAacttgcgtttttttttttttttttttaaagtatgtACGAGTTGCGTTTAT
It contains:
- the LOC132187111 gene encoding mitochondrial import inner membrane translocase subunit TIM14-1, with translation MATPFLAGLAVAAAALASRYGIQAWQAFKARPPKARMRKFYEGGFQPSMTKREAALILGIRENAAPDKVKEAHRKVMVANHPDAGGSHYLASKINEAKDVMLGKTKGSGSAF